One genomic segment of Cucurbita pepo subsp. pepo cultivar mu-cu-16 unplaced genomic scaffold, ASM280686v2 Cp4.1_scaffold000196, whole genome shotgun sequence includes these proteins:
- the LOC111784424 gene encoding uncharacterized protein LOC111784424, translated as MAEIVEVPNFNRNISGAPNSSVSYGNPPENTIEITIRTIGPARPSRLLVPSPIKVCDLRKLVAERSQLPIGNLKLILRGKILDDSKNDDDVFVRLNHGDSLTVAVKPRPPAEHLRDDSDDEEDDLKFRLPESSSRLKKKIYNFLREKLKFPDILLMVIFSLSLKAWVAILIWFIMAPVAHSWDLGPLYILGTGFCIILLNLGHRRSGEMSAYSIFNEGFRELPGTLNADRLDRDVRLGQF; from the exons ATGGCGGAGATTGTTGAGGTCCCCAATTTCAATCGGAACATTAGCGGAGCACCCAATTCGAGCGTCAGCTATGGCAATCCTCCGGAAAACACAATCGAGATCACCATTCGAACCATCGGCCCTGCGCGTCCCTCTCGCCTTCTCGTCCCTTCGCCGATCAAG GTGTGCGACTTGCGGAAGCTGGTCGCGGAGCGCAGTCAATTACCCATTGGGAATTTGAAGCTTATTTTACGAGGAAAAATTTTGGATGACTCTAAAAATGACGATGATGTCTTTGTGCGGCTCAATCATGGCG ATTCATTGACTGTTGCTGTGAAACCAAGGCCCCCAGCCGAACATCTTCGTGATGATTCTGATGATGAGGAGGATGATCTG AAGTTTCGGCTTCCAGAGTCTTCAAGtcggttgaagaagaaaatttacaattttctgCGTGAGAAGTTGAAGTTTCCTG ATATCCTTTTGATGGTGATTTTCTCTCTTAGTCTAAAGGCTTGGGTTGCTATACTTATCTGGTTTATCATGGCACCTGTTGCCCATAGCTGGGACCTTGGACCTTTATAT ATACTTGGCACTGGTTTTTGCATCATTCTACTAAATCTTGGACATCGGCGATCTGGGGAAATGAG TGCATATTCCATCTTCAACGAAGGTTTCAGAGAGCTTCCAGGGACCCTCAATGCAGACCGCCTCGATAGAGACGTTCGGCTGGGTCAGTTCTGA
- the LOC111784425 gene encoding MND1-interacting protein 1-like, with the protein MGCTVRDKHVRTSRRLRSVKSVIDPRSYQERDSLHKSVLESSSKPLDYHIGLGDSNQNTAVTSNSNSSSYSDGGEWVYCTEEQLEKILMKNLQFIYTEAISKLVALGYDEDSTMRAILKNGHCDGTMDALTNVLHNSLKFLNGNNNPDNANTEAVAAVVAAAESGDDNGNGIAIAIANAHADLSVHDPEPVFSDLRQLQEYSLASMVCFLQKVRPHLTKGDAMRCLLMSDLHVGRASAVEIPVLPSIPSTVNGTASGANGENVRKQPVSFLAPSHCKFQGSSGFGNGGGLEFSVNGSPSYAPDMNLRSDIECPKRFNLSPSMKSLLKRNVAAFAAGFRANSKHIEVQSQACANALPSENSPGGQGPVGVPVEKRELSQISENQAAVNSMLTKFRDLKLYENLDFVAEDQKDEVIVNLLHQIKELERQVKERKEWAHEKAMQAAKKLSHDLTELKILRMEREETQRLKKGKQTLEDSTMKRLYEMENALRKASGQVDRANVGVRRLETENAEIKAEIEALKLSASESATACLKVAKREKKSLKRLLAWEKQKTKLQEQIAEEKDKISKLQDELEMIKLAQQEAEVRWRHEVNAKEAAMVQVEDKRRSKEAAEASSKRKLETLRLKIEIDFQRHKDDLQRLEQDLSRLQTSAQSTDEPHHPSNNTPKRSSEDVRSQGETIAKMLRELDNFEDYSENEVERNRECIICMRDEVAIVFLPCAHQVLCNSCSDNYGRKGKATCPCCRVPIEQRIRVFGASS; encoded by the exons ATGGGTTGCACGGTGAGGGATAAGCATGTTCGAACGAGTCGGAGGCTTCGATCGGTAAAATCCGTAATCGATCCGCGTTCTTATCAAGAACGAGATTCACTTCACAAATCTGTGCTCGAATCGAGTTCCAAGCCGTTGGATTATCATATAGGGCTCGGCGATTCGAACCAGAATACCGCGGTTACGTCAAACTCTAATTCTAGTTCCTACTCGGATGGTGGTGAATGGGTTTACTGTACGGAGGAGCAATTGGAGAAAATCTTGATGAAgaatttacaatttatttatactGAAGCTATTTCTAAGCTTGTAGCATTGGGTTATGATGAGGATTCTACGATGAGAGCGATTTTGAAAAATGGACATTGCGATGGTACCATGGATGCTCTAACAAATGTACTGCATAATTCACTGAAGTTTTTGAATGGTAACAACAATCCTGATAATGCCAACACCGAGGCGGTTGCAGCTGTTGTAGCTGCTGCCGAATCTGGTGATGATAATGGTAATGGTattgccattgccattgcTAATGCTCATGCTGATTTATCTGTGCATGATCCTGAGCCTGTGTTCTCTGATTTAAGGCAATTGCAGGAGTACTCGTTGGCTAGTATGGTGTGTTTTTTGCAAAAAGTTAGGCCTCATTTGACTAAAGGAGATGCTATGCGGTGTCTGCTTATGAGTGATCTTCATGTCGGTCGGGCAAGTGCCGTGGAGATTCCGGTGCTTCCTTCAATACCAAGTACTGTTAACGGGACAGCGTCTGGAGCCAATGGTGAGAATGTTCGTAAACAACCAGTGAGCTTTTTGGCACCATCCCATTGTAAATTTCAGGGTAGTTCAGGTTTTGGAAATGGTGGAGGTTTGGAATTTTCTGTTAATGGGTCTCCATCTTATGCCCCTGATATGAATTTGCGTAGTGATATCGAGTGTCCGAAGAGGTTTAATCTTTCTCCTTCAATGAAGTCGTTGTTGAAGAGGAATGTGGCTGCATTTGCTGCTGGTTTTCGAGCAAACTCGAAGCACATTGAGGTGCAGTCTCAAGCTTGTGCAAATGCCTTACCAAGTGAAAATTCCCCTGGTGGACAAGGTCCTGTTGGAGTTCCGGTGGAGAAAAGAGAGTTGTCCCAGATTTCAGAGAACCAAGCTGCTGTAAATTCAATGTTGACTAAATTTCGTGATTTGAAACTTTATGAGAATTTGGATTTTGTTGCAGAAGATCAAAAGGATGAAGTGATTGTAAATCTCTTGCATCAGATTAAAGAACTTGAAAGACAAGTAAAGGAGCGGAAAGAGTGGGCGCACGAAAAGGCAATGCAAGCTGCAAAGAAACTGAGTCATGATCTCACTGagcttaaaattttgaggatgGAAAGGGAAGAAACCCAACGCCTGAAAAAAGGCAAGCAAACTTTAGAGGACTCAACAATGAAACGACTATACGAGATGGAGAATGCTTTGAGAAAGGCCAGTGGTCAGGTGGACCGTGCAAATGTGGGAGTGCGACGCCTTGAGACAGAAAATGCAGAAATTAAGGCAGAGATTGAAGCTTTAAAGTTAAGTGCTTCCGAGTCTGCCACTGCTTGTTTGAAGGTTGCaaagagggagaaaaaaagcctaaagagactACTGGCCTGGGAAaagcaaaaaacaaaattacaggAGCAGATTGCAGAGGAGAAGGATAAGATATCAAAGTTGCAAGATGAATTGGAGATGATCAAGTTAGCTCAACAAGAGGCCGAG GTGAGGTGGAGGCATGAGGTGAATGCTAAAGAGGCTGCCATGGTCCAAGTGGAAGACAAGAGACGTAGTAAAGAAGCAGCGGAGGCAAGTAGTAAAAGAAAGCTCGAGACGTTACGCCTTAAGATAGAGATAGATTTTCAGCGCCACAAGGATGATCTGCAAAGGCTTGAACAAGACCTTTCTCGTCTACAAACATCTGCACAATCCACTGATGAACCACACCACCCTTCCAATAACACACCCAAAAGAAGTTCAGAGGATGTAAGATCCCAGGGAGAAACCATTGCGAAAATGCTTCGTGAATTGGATAACTTTGAGGATTATTCAGAGAACGAGGTCGAGCGCAACCGTGAATGCATAATATGCATGAGAGATGAGGTTGCTATTGTTTTCTTGCCTTGTGCTCACCAAGTTCTGTGTAACAGTTGCAGTGATAACTATGGCAGAAAGGGTAAAGCAACATGCCCATGTTGTCGGGTTCCAATAGAACAAAGAATCCGAGTTTTTGGTGCGAGTTCGTAG
- the LOC111784415 gene encoding protein phosphatase 2C 29-like translates to MGSGVSSLFSCLKPETRPAAHHADNPDLLFSASDALDETLGHSFCYVRSSNRFLSPSHSDRFLSPSHSLRFSPPHEPSLGARTRTAPPETAFKAISGASVSANSSIPRSVLMLDAVYDDATDTALGACGGGCGVRGSILNGFESTSSFTALPLQTVPRGGTEPLERGGFFLSGPIERGVLSGPLDANVDGAGAAAAGSGGRVHFSAPLGGMYMKKKRKKSISGFRKAFTRNFSDKRPWVVPVLNFGGRKENSTAGDEPEVRNESDVQWALGKAGEDRVHVVVSEEQGWLFVGIYDGFNGPDAPEFLMGNLYRAVFNELQGLFWEIDDSEEAAANVVAESTVSINETNADPSTRASSQTIETNGSVSVVGNEGEKEQQVPDRGSVKRVTFQSVDGSEHRRRRQLWEYLAEDDTQDGLDLSGSDRFAFSVDDALSVNSAGSVAGRRWLLLSKLKQGLSKHKEGHHHAKTLFPWKYGLGDKEKVEEAENRVEETSYRSGKRRKEGLIDHELVLGALSRALEITELAYLDMTDKLLDTNPELALMGSCLLVVLMRDEDVYVMNVGDSRAIVAQYEQQEVGPNQDLKEEGDKRAGMEGIIEESADTSEGKITRTNQPSSQTARLTALQLSTDHSTSIEEEVKRIKNEHPDDKQCIVNDRVKGRLKVTRAFGAGFLKQPKLNDALLEMFRNEYIGTAPYLSCMPSLRHHRLCPTDQFIVLSSDGLYQYLTNEEVVSYVENFMEKFPDGDPAQHLIEELLCRAARKAGMDFHELLDIPQGDRRKYHDDVTVMVISLEGRIWKSSGKYL, encoded by the exons ATGGGAAGCGGAGTCTCCAGCCTCTTCTCGTGCCTCAAGCCGGAGACTCGCCCCGCCGCCCATCACGCCGACAATCCCGACCTTCTCTTTTCCGCCTCCGACGCTCTCGACGAAACCCTAGGCCACTCCTTCTGCTACGTCCGCTCTTCCAACCGTTTCCTCTCTCCCTCTCATTCCGATCGCTTTCTTTCCCCTTCTCACTCCCTACGTTTTTCCCCTCCTCACGAACCGTCGCTGGGGGCTAGGACTAGAACTGCTCCGCCCGAGACTGCCTTCAAGGCCATCTCTGGTGCTTCTGTAAGTGCCAACAGTTCTATTCCCAGATCTGTTCTTATGCTCGATGCTGTTTACGACGATGCCACTGACACTGCGCTTGGGGCTTGCGGTGGTGGTTGTGGAGTCAGGGGGAGTATTTTGAATGGCTTTGAGAGTACTTCTTCTTTTACTGCTCTTCCGCTTCAGACGGTGCCCAGAGGTGGGACTGAGCCGTTGGAACGGGGTGGGTTCTTTCTCTCTGGTCCAATTGAGCGTGGGGTGCTTTCTGGTCCTCTTGATGCGAATGTTGATGGCGCtggtgctgctgctgctggcTCTGGTGGGAGAGTTCATTTCTCCGCTCCGCTTGGTGGTATGtacatgaagaagaagaggaagaaaagcaTTTCGGGGTTTAGGAAGGCGTTTACGAGGAATTTTTCCGATAAGCGGCCGTGGGTGGTGCCAGTGTTGAATTTCGGTGGCCGGAAGGAGAACTCGACGGCGGGAGATGAGCCGGAGGTGAGGAATGAGAGCGATGTTCAATGGGCGCTTGGGAAGGCTGGGGAGGATCGTGTACATGTGGTTGTATCGGAGGAGCAAGGGTGGTTGTTTGTTGGGATTTATGATGGGTTTAATGGCCCTGATGCGCCGGAATTCTTGATGGGGAATCTCTATAGAGCAGTCTTCAATGAGCTTCAGGGATTGTTTTGGGAAATTGATGATAGTGAGGAGGCTGCTGCAAATGTGGTTGCAGAGAGTACCGTCAGTATAAACGAAACTAATGCTGACCCGTCTACGAGAGCCTCCAGTCAAACGATTGAAACTAATGGGAGTGTTTCAGTAGTTGGAAATGAAGGGGAAAAGGAACAACAGGTCCCTGATCGAGGATCAGTGAAGCGAGTTACGTTTCAATCCGTGGATGGATCGGAGCATAGGCGTAGGCGGCAGCTGTGGGAGTATTTAGCAGAGGACGATACACAGGATGGACTTGATCTTTCAGGTTCAGATAGATTTGCATTTTCAGTTGATGATGCGCTTAGTGTAAATAGTGCAGGTTCAGTAGCTGGTAGAAGGTGGCTGTTATTGTCCAAGTTAAAACAAGGGTTGTCAAAGCATAAAGAGGGTCATCATCATGCTAAGACTTTGTTCCCGTGGAAGTATGGTTTGGGAGATAAAGAGAAGGTTGAGGAGGCTGAGAATAGGGTGGAGGAGACATCTTATCGAAGTGGTAAAAGGAGAAAGGAAGGTTTAATCGATCATGAGTTGGTGTTGGGCGCATTGTCAAGGGCTCTTGAGATAACTGAATTAGCATATTTGGATATGACAGATAAGTTGCTCGATACGAATCCAGAGCTTGCTTTGATGGGTTCTTGCTTGTTGGTTGTGTTAATGAGGGATGAGGATGTGTATGTAATGAATGTGGGTGACAGCCGTGCCATTGTTGCACAGTATGAGCAACAAGAAGTTGGCCCAAATCAAGACTTGAAAGAGGAGGGCGACAAAAGAGCAGGCATGGAGGGTATAATTGAGGAGTCTGCAGATACGAGTGAAGGCAAAATAACTCGAACAAACCAACCTTCGTCTCAGACAGCGAGATTAACTGCATTGCAGCTATCCACCGATCATAGCACGAGCATTGAAGAG GAagtaaaaagaataaagaatgagCACCCTGATGATAAACAATGCATTGTCAACGATAGAGTGAAGGGCCGTCTAAAGGTTACAAGGGCATTTGGTGCAGGGTTTTTGAAACAG CCAAAGTTGAACGATGCGTTATTGGAAATGTTTCGGAATGAGTATATTGGTACTGCACCATATTTATCATGCATGCCTTCTCTTCGTCACCATAGACTCTGCCCCACAGATCAATTCATCGTGCTCTCATCTGATGGATTGTATCAATATCTAACCAACGAAGAAGTGGTTTCTTATGTTGAGAACTTTATGGAGAAGTTTCCAGATGGAGACCCTGCACAGCACTTGATAGAGGAGCTTCTTTGCCGTGCTGCTAGAAAAGCAG GAATGGATTTTCACGAATTGTTGGACATCCCACAGGGGGATCGGAGGAAGTATCATGACGACGTTACTGTTATGGTCATTTCACTTGAAGGAAGAATCTGGAAATCCTCAGGAAAATACCTTTGA
- the LOC111784413 gene encoding uncharacterized protein LOC111784413: MKPYSYDSEDNTLRRSGVDKQSRSGIDGRREKCLRKDFGIRLKTTPSCSFGWNWNFGNPNNKDNKPQIKYHDIDLPFPLSLVDNTFLKRKELKCCYKATSDGFSATDFHTCCDFKGPCVIIGYTDKSFKFGAFNPEGYRSTDDYYDTFDAFLFYWEHNETADDPIILPKVGGSGAALFDYARGGPQFGADGLLIGPPLAPVMGGFAGPDTNSGIGDLRQAKSRLGLSYAKRKDGKDSIFGDANRAVVAEVQVFCSPQIASLY, translated from the exons ATGAAACCCTATTCATATG aTTCTGAAGACAACACACTAAGAAGGAGTGGGGTCGATAAGCAAAGCCGAAGCGGAATTGATGGGCGCCGAGAAAAATGCCTCAGAAAGGATTTTGGGATAAG GTTGAAGACGACCCCCAGCTGTTCATTTGGCTGGAATTGGAACTTCGGCAATCCCAACAACAAAGACAACAAACCCCAAATCAAATACCACGATATCGATCTTccatttcctctctctctcgtcGATAATACATTCTTGAAAc GTAAGGAACTGAAATGCTGCTATAAGGCCACGTCAGATGGATTCAGCGCCACCGATTTCCACACGTGTTGTGATTTCAAAGGGCCATGTGTCATAATTGGGTACACAGACAAATCCTTCAAGTTTGGTGCATTCAACCCAGAAGGCTACAGAAGCACAGATGACTACTATGACACTTTTGATGCATTCCTCTTCTATTGGGAACACAATGAGACGGCTGATGATCCCATCATCTTGCCTAAGGTAGGGGGTAGCGGTGCAGCTTTGTTTGATTACGCGAGGGGCGGGCCACAGTTCGGGGCGGACGGGCTGCTGATCGGCCCCCCTCTAGCACCTGTGATGGGCGGCTTTGCAGGGCCAGACACGAACTCAGGCATTGGGGACTTAAGGCAAGCCAAGTCTCGGCTGGGGCTGTCGTATGCCAAGAGAAAAGATGGGAAGGACTCCATTTTTGGAGATGCAAACAGAGCTGTTGTTGCTGAAGTACAGGTCTTTTGCAGCCCTCAAATAGCAAGCTTGTATTGA
- the LOC111784416 gene encoding pentatricopeptide repeat-containing protein At5g46580, chloroplastic-like — MPSPMAPPLSSPLDVKPTSMFFISPLRPNNFTKPLTLLCTSSKSPPKPSQISSESNDRKTPSLSEQLKNLSTTTLPNAPKDESHLLSKPKSTWVNPTKPKRSVLALQRQKRSSYSYNPKRRDLKTFAHKLNACESSESAFLAALEEIPHPPTKENALLILNSLKPWQKTHLFFNWIKAQNLFPMETIFYNVAMKSLRYGRQFQLIEDLANEMISSGIELDNITYSTIITSAKKCSRFDKAMEWFERMYKTGLMPDEVTYSAILDVYAHLGKVEEVLSLYERGRASGWKPDTVTFSLLGKMFGEAGNYDGIMYVLQEMKSLEVQPNLVVYNTLLDAMGKAGKPGFARSLFNEMIESGITPNAKTLTALVKIYGKARWARDALDLWERMRSNGWPMDFILYNTLLSMCADLGLAEEAEKLFEEMKRSEQCRPDSWSYTAMLNIYGSGGNVERAMELFEEMLELGVEVNVMGCTCLIQCLGKAGRIDDLARVFDVLVQKGIKPDDRLCGCLLSVVSLCDNSEDINKVFACLQQANPNLVAFINLLQQNDITFEVVKDEFRNILGNTATEARRPFCNCLIDICRNQNLHKRAHELLYLGSMYGLYPGLHNKTDAEWCLDVRSLSVGAAQTALEEWMITLTKIVQREEALPELLSAQTGVGTHRFSQGLANSFASYVEKLAAPFQMQEDRAGWFVATREDLVAWVRSSEPSVAATTA, encoded by the coding sequence ATGCCCTCTCCCATGGCGCCTCCTCTTTCTTCCCCTCTCGATGTCAAACCAACTtccatgttcttcatttcccCATTGCGCCCCAACAATTTCACCAAACCCCTAACACTCCTCTGTACCTCCTCCAAATCCCCTCCAAAACCTTCTCAAATTTCCTCAGAATCAAATGACAGAAAAACCCCATCTCTATCCGAGCAGCTCAAGAATCTCTCCACGACCACGCTTCCCAATGCACCCAAAGACGAATCCCATCTCCTTTCGAAGCCTAAATCCACTTGGGTGAACCCCACCAAGCCCAAGCGCTCGGTTCTAGCTCTCCAAAGGCAGAAACGCTCTTCTTACTCATATAACCCCAAACGCCGAGACCTTAAAACCTTTGCCCACAAGCTCAACGCCTGTGAATCCTCTGAAAGTGCTTTCCTGGCGGCTCTTGAGGAAATCCCACATCCACCCACTAAAGAAAATGCCCTTCTGATTCTCAATAGCTTGAAGCCATGGCAGAAAACTCATCTGTTCTTCAATTGGATCAAGGCCCAGAATCTGTTCCCTATGGAGACTATCTTCTACAATGTGGCTATGAAGTCTTTGAGGTATGGTAGGCAGTTTCAGCTTATTGAAGATCTTGCAAATGAGATGATTAGTAGTGGGATTGAGCTTGATAACATTACTTATTCTACCATAATCACTTCTGCTAAAAAGTGTAGTAGATTTGATAAGGCTATGGAGTGGTTTGAGAGAATGTATAAAACTGGTTTGATGCCTGATGAGGTGACTTACTCTGCTATTTTAGATGTTTATGCTCATTTAGGCAAAGTTGAGGAGGTTCTTAGTTTGTATGAAAGAGGGAGGGCTAGTGGTTGGAAGCCTGACACTGTCACATTCTCTTTGTTGGGGAAGATGTTTGGGGAAGCAGGGAATTATGATGGGATTATGTATGTTCTTCAAGAAATGAAGTCTCTAGAAGTGCAGCCTAATCTTGTGGTGTATAACACTCTGTTGGATGCAATGGGGAAGGCTGGGAAGCCTGGTTTTGCAAGGAGCCTGTTCAACGAAATGATTGAATCGGGGATAACGCCGAATGCGAAGACGTTGACTGCATTGGTTAAGATTTATGGGAAGGCGAGGTGGGCTCGAGATGCTTTAGACTTATGGGAGCGGATGAGGTCGAACGGGTGGCCGATGGACTTCATTTTGTATAATACATTGTTGAGTATGTGTGCTGACCTTGGTTTGGCGGAGGAAGCTGAGAAGCTCTTTGAAGAGATGAAGAGGTCGGAGCAATGTCGACCAGATAGCTGGAGCTACACGGCGATGTTGAATATATATGGTAGCGGAGGTAACGTCGAAAGAGCCATGGAGTTGTTCGAAGAAATGCTGGAGTTGGGAGTTGAGGTTAATGTGATGGGCTGCACTTGTTTGATTCAGTGCTTGGGGAAAGCTGGGAGAATTGATGATCTTGCAAGAGTGTTCGATGTTTTGGTACAAAAAGGGATCAAGCCAGATGACAGACTTTGTGGCTGTTTGCTGTCTGTTGTGTCTTTGTGTGACAATAGTGAAGACATAAACAAGGTATTCGCTTGTCTGCAACAAGCTAACCCAAACTTAGTTGCCTTCATAAACCTTCTGCAACAAAACGACATTACCTTTGAAGTTGTCAAAGACGAATTCAGGAACATTCTTGGCAACACTGCGACAGAAGCGCGACGACCTTTCTGCAATTGCCTAATTGATATATGTCGAAACCAAAATCTTCACAAGAGAGCTCATGAGTTGCTTTACTTAGGAAGTATGTATGGATTGTACCCTGGGTTACACAACAAAACCGATGCTGAATGGTGCTTAGATGTTCGATCGCTATCAGTAGGCGCAGCTCAGACTGCACTCGAAGAATGGATGATAACTCTAACGAAGATCGTTCAACGAGAAGAAGCATTGCCAGAATTGTTATCAGCTCAAACCGGTGTAGGAACTCACAGGTTTTCTCAAGGACTAGCCAATTCCTTTGCTTCTTATGTAGAAAAACTTGCTGCTCCATTTCAAATGCAAGAAGACCGGGCTGGGTGGTTTGTAGCCACAAGGGAGGATTTAGTTGCATGGGTGCGTTCAAGTGAACCATCTGTGGCTGCCACAACAGCTTAA